The Megalops cyprinoides isolate fMegCyp1 chromosome 10, fMegCyp1.pri, whole genome shotgun sequence genome window below encodes:
- the LOC118785065 gene encoding CCN family member 3-like: MPNLVERIARVFIFCASAQLCSLARAQSCPARCRCPQEPPMCAPGVQLVLDDCACCLVCARQKGEVCSDMSPCDTRKGLHCDYTADVRKRTGVCVAREGDICLFDGAVYQNGERFFPSCKYQCACRDGQVGCVPRCNLDVMLPGPDCPFPRKVQVQGECCEKWVCGSQAEASALGGLAMAAYRQEETVGFDTWDASLNCIEQTTEWGACSRTCGMGVSTRVTNRNSRCEMVKQSRLCIVRPCDKKQFRGAPKKGNKCLRTKKAVKPVHFTFKNCTSVQAYKPRYCGTCSDGRCCTPHGTKTVQVEFRCPQSKVVQKPMMFISTCACHHHCPRDNAVYHLTDPVYSGLRM, from the exons ATGCCTAACCTTGTGGAGAGGATTGCGcgcgtttttattttttgcgcCTCAGCCCAG CTATGTTCCTTGGCACGGGCGCAGTCGTGTCCAGCTCGGTGCCGCTGCCCTCAAGAGCCACCGATGTGCGCCCCTGGAGTGCAGCTCGTGCTGGATGACTGTGCCTGCTGTCTCGTGTGCGCTAGACAGAAAGGAGAGGTTTGCTCTGACATGAGCCCCTGCGATACACGGAAGGGACTACACTGCGATTACACCGCCGATGTTCGGAAGAGGACGGGCGTCTGTGTGG CCCGCGAAGGAGACATCTGTCTGTTTGACGGTGCTGTCTACCAGAACGGCGAGCGGTTCTTCCCCAGTTGCAAGTACCAGTGCGCGTGCCGGGACGGCCAGGTCGGCTGCGTCCCACGCTGCAACCTTGATGTCATGCTTCCCGGGCCTGACTGCCCGTTCCCGCGGAAGGTGCAGGTGCAGGGGGAGTGCTGCGAGAAATGGGTGTGCGGCTCCCAGGCGGAAGCCAGCGCCCTTGGTGGCCTCGCCATGGCCG CATACAGACAGGAGGAGACAGTGGGATTTGATACTTGGGACGCCAGTCTGAACTGCATCGAGCAGACGACCGAATGGGGCGCCTGCTCGCGAACCTGCGGGATGGGCGTGTCTACGCGCGTCACCAACAGGAATTCGCGCTGCGAGATGGTGAAACAGAGCCGTCTGTGCATCGTAAGGCCGTGCGACAAGAAGCAGTTCCGAGGCGCTCCAAAG AAAGGAAACAAGTGCCTGAGGACAAAGAAGGCTGTGAAGCCCGTCCACTTCACCTTTAAGAACTGCACCAGCGTCCAGGCCTACAAGCCCCGCTATTGTGGGACATGTAGCGACGGGCGTTGCTGCACCCCCCATGGCACCAAGACAGTGCAGGTGGAGTTCCGCTGCCCACAGAGCAAGGTGGTCCAGAAGCCCATGATGTTCATCAGCACCTGCGCCTGCCACCACCACTGCCCACGGGACAACGCCGTCTACCACCTGACAGACCCAGTTTACAGCGGCCTAAGGATGTGA